The following are from one region of the Shinella sp. PSBB067 genome:
- a CDS encoding MgtC/SapB family protein yields MEQILADFYPRTEVPYPVILARMVGAILLGAVIGAEREYRAHAAGLRTHILVALSACVFAILALESVHMEGLADEQVRIDPLRVIEAVTAGVAFLAAGMIVFSRGQVKGLTTGAGMWLAGAVGLAVGLGYWFVGFFATLACFIVLFIVGKIEAPDDASKAKKNGDK; encoded by the coding sequence ATGGAACAGATCCTTGCCGACTTCTATCCGAGAACCGAAGTGCCCTATCCGGTCATCCTGGCGCGCATGGTGGGCGCGATCCTGCTTGGCGCGGTGATCGGCGCGGAGCGGGAATATCGCGCCCATGCGGCGGGCCTTCGCACCCATATCCTCGTTGCGCTTTCGGCCTGCGTCTTCGCCATCCTCGCCCTGGAGAGCGTGCACATGGAGGGCCTTGCCGACGAGCAGGTGCGCATCGATCCGCTGCGCGTCATCGAGGCCGTCACGGCCGGCGTCGCCTTTCTCGCCGCCGGCATGATCGTCTTCTCGCGCGGCCAGGTGAAGGGGCTGACGACCGGGGCGGGCATGTGGCTTGCCGGTGCCGTCGGCCTTGCGGTCGGGCTCGGCTACTGGTTCGTCGGCTTCTTCGCCACGCTTGCCTGCTTCATCGTGCTCTTCATCGTCGGCAAGATCGAGGCGCCGGACGACGCCAGCAAGGCGAAGAAGAACGGAGATAAGTGA
- the cysN gene encoding sulfate adenylyltransferase subunit CysN has translation MTVSATATAEVLPLEEPARAIRDSRPLRLITCGSVDDGKSTLIGRLLWDTKAVKEDQAATLHRDSGKQNDLGLPDFALLLDGLQAEREQGITIDVAYRYFSTDRRSFIVADTPGHEQYTRNMATGASTADLAVLLVDARAGILEQTRRHATIASLMGIRQFVLAVNKIDLTNYDRARFIEIVHDFKEFALTLGVKQITAIPISALKGENVVYDGRAAMPWYDGPTLVETLEKATTRSNQTVGFRLPVQRVSRPGESFRGYQGTVAGGSVKPGDSVVVLPSGMVANVTKIVTFDLVRNAAVAGDAITLVLDRQVDVARGDMIVAIDSQPMTGRGFDAQLVALQPDGIEPGKRYWLKSGSRRQRVTVEPVSQLDLKTSKWGAADRLGMNAIGKVHLTFDEQAIFDTYEQNRTTGAFILIDPDTNNTVAGGMITGRRSELGGIHKDDQRVLISLPADLAEKIMASELFANRRHDVDVRHTSAGRAAEILADLDE, from the coding sequence ATGACCGTTTCCGCCACCGCAACCGCCGAGGTTCTTCCGCTCGAAGAACCGGCCCGTGCGATCCGCGATTCCCGCCCGCTTCGCCTCATCACCTGCGGCTCGGTCGACGACGGCAAGTCGACGCTGATCGGCCGCCTGCTCTGGGACACCAAGGCCGTCAAGGAAGACCAGGCCGCCACGCTCCACCGCGACAGCGGCAAGCAGAACGACCTCGGCCTGCCCGATTTCGCGCTGCTGCTCGACGGGCTGCAGGCCGAGCGCGAGCAGGGCATCACCATCGACGTCGCCTATCGCTACTTCTCGACGGACCGCCGCTCCTTCATCGTCGCCGACACGCCCGGCCACGAGCAATATACCCGCAACATGGCGACCGGCGCCTCCACGGCGGACCTTGCCGTTCTCCTCGTCGACGCCCGCGCCGGCATCCTGGAGCAGACGCGCCGCCACGCCACCATCGCCTCACTGATGGGCATCCGCCAGTTCGTTCTCGCGGTCAACAAGATCGACCTGACGAACTACGACCGCGCCCGCTTCATCGAGATCGTACACGATTTCAAGGAATTCGCCCTGACGCTCGGCGTCAAGCAGATCACCGCCATCCCGATCTCCGCGCTGAAGGGCGAGAACGTCGTCTATGACGGCCGCGCCGCCATGCCCTGGTACGACGGCCCGACGCTGGTCGAGACGCTGGAAAAGGCCACCACCCGCTCCAACCAGACGGTCGGCTTCCGCCTGCCCGTGCAGCGCGTCTCCCGCCCCGGCGAGAGTTTTCGCGGCTATCAGGGCACCGTTGCCGGCGGTTCGGTGAAGCCGGGCGACAGCGTCGTCGTCCTGCCTTCGGGCATGGTGGCGAATGTCACCAAAATCGTCACCTTCGACCTCGTGCGCAACGCGGCTGTGGCGGGCGACGCCATCACGCTCGTGCTCGACCGGCAGGTGGACGTGGCGCGCGGCGACATGATCGTCGCCATCGACAGCCAGCCGATGACAGGCCGCGGTTTCGATGCGCAGCTCGTCGCCCTCCAGCCCGATGGCATCGAGCCGGGAAAACGCTACTGGCTGAAGAGCGGCTCGCGCCGCCAGCGCGTCACCGTCGAGCCGGTGAGCCAGCTCGACCTCAAGACCTCCAAGTGGGGCGCGGCGGACAGGCTCGGCATGAACGCCATCGGCAAGGTGCATCTCACCTTCGACGAGCAGGCGATCTTCGACACCTACGAGCAGAACCGCACGACCGGCGCCTTCATCCTGATCGACCCCGACACCAACAACACGGTGGCCGGTGGCATGATCACGGGCCGCCGCTCCGAGCTCGGCGGCATCCACAAGGACGACCAGCGCGTGCTCATCTCCCTGCCCGCCGACCTCGCCGAAAAGATCATGGCGAGCGAACTCTTCGCCAATCGCCGCCACGATGTCGACGTGCGCCACACCAGCGCCGGCCGGGCGGCGGAGATCCTTGCCGATCTCGACGAGTAG
- a CDS encoding phosphoadenylyl-sulfate reductase gives MTALTGNGIAEALNDKLAGLDLAGRLALVAGLGGRAVFTTSLGIEDQVITAAIGTDRLAIDVVTLETGRLFKETLDLIDETEEQYGITITRYVPVQDDIDAYAAQYGLNGFYESVEARHACCSVRKLKPLQRALEGASFWITGLRRGQSGNRADTPFAEYDAERNLIKINPLADWDIDRIKAYVADHAVPVNPMHSRGYPSIGCEPCTRAIKPGEPERAGRWWWENDEKRECGLHVHEAAASPIPAPSAA, from the coding sequence ATGACTGCTCTTACCGGAAACGGGATCGCGGAAGCCCTGAACGACAAACTGGCCGGCCTCGACCTTGCCGGGCGCCTCGCGCTCGTCGCCGGGCTCGGCGGGCGCGCCGTCTTCACCACCAGCCTCGGCATCGAGGACCAGGTGATCACCGCGGCGATCGGCACCGACCGCCTCGCCATCGACGTCGTGACGCTGGAGACGGGCCGGCTCTTCAAGGAGACCCTCGACCTCATCGACGAGACCGAGGAACAGTACGGCATCACCATCACCCGCTACGTGCCCGTGCAGGACGACATTGACGCCTATGCGGCGCAATACGGCCTCAACGGCTTCTACGAGAGCGTCGAGGCGCGGCATGCCTGTTGCAGCGTACGCAAGCTGAAGCCTCTTCAGCGCGCGCTCGAAGGGGCATCCTTCTGGATCACCGGCCTGCGCCGCGGCCAGTCCGGCAATCGGGCGGACACGCCCTTCGCCGAATATGACGCCGAGCGCAACCTCATCAAGATCAACCCGCTCGCCGACTGGGACATCGACCGCATCAAGGCTTACGTCGCCGACCATGCCGTGCCGGTGAACCCGATGCATTCCCGCGGCTATCCCTCCATCGGCTGCGAGCCCTGTACGCGCGCCATCAAGCCCGGCGAGCCCGAGCGTGCCGGCCGCTGGTGGTGGGAGAACGACGAGAAGCGCGAATGCGGCCTGCACGTCCACGAGGCCGCCGCCTCCCCCATCCCGGCCCCCAGCGCGGCCTGA
- a CDS encoding SRPBCC family protein: protein MPSTIRLHRVFAVRPEKLYRAFLEPDAVASWLPPYGFLCTVHELDAKAGGRHRMSFRNFTTGESHAFGGTYLDLVPGERLVYTDSFDDPDLPGEMKVTVSLKAVSVGTEVNIEQQGVPDIIPAEACYLGWQDSLDKLAKLVVPEINQ from the coding sequence ATGCCCAGCACGATCCGCCTGCACCGCGTCTTCGCCGTCAGGCCCGAGAAGCTCTATCGCGCGTTCCTTGAGCCGGACGCGGTTGCGAGCTGGCTTCCGCCCTACGGCTTCCTGTGCACCGTCCATGAGCTGGATGCGAAGGCCGGCGGCCGTCACAGGATGTCGTTCCGGAATTTCACGACGGGCGAAAGCCACGCCTTCGGCGGCACCTATCTGGACCTCGTCCCGGGCGAGCGCCTCGTCTACACCGACAGTTTCGACGACCCCGACCTGCCGGGCGAGATGAAGGTCACCGTGAGCCTGAAGGCGGTGTCGGTCGGCACCGAGGTGAACATCGAGCAGCAGGGCGTGCCGGACATCATCCCCGCCGAGGCCTGCTATCTCGGCTGGCAGGACTCGCTGGACAAGCTCGCAAAGCTCGTCGTGCCCGAGATCAACCAGTAG
- a CDS encoding NAD(P)-dependent oxidoreductase, with translation MMNIAQMQEQRLEAIRLTGAGAPGLPSNPFFGVGPITDATTDEVDSRLRRIAFDTWIEKTYRKFDDRGNDIGGFTTAEISRSMHRGYPADKILADMMRAIHSYFGFPGTNRMAVGLGGGHSGYTVCVQHLLNANDASQRVYVDTPAPESDHSRAAGFFRQSWATQLIEMHRFAREGNENRINFAATEGVIPTADELSALGIAIFVGVGHETTGANAYTSGEIRELLRWLDGDPANRHAVFDATSMLGAMPWEPELVEAVMAKCCLFMPFQKAIGGISGYFVASFTPHALALIERNQENPSWAIPRQLKIAPPVDPRQPFSARRSVDAGPFYDAAEDRMLGGVINTYSALAFAETTFGLLQSEARVGSIVNLNRRSAANRDVIDQWVKTHPLFSLTVTDAERRGAAVTLLKVEDAGITDPGIHARIIARSKQLLGYEGITHPNGEYEPGLDAARYVNAFPGTPGDYRAWVGGIREPEDVVALLENLQYAYLRAKVVVLEEELAKSSVTFEAAARAGEAVRKDDPSRAYTVLIADMVGLRFGADGRPDHGEVKAYIEEKGGVFHLGPLGDREGLEKGRIHFFYQPDLSTEAEILPQTDRGQYDALIAAATFIPKASVFPLGGVRIGAGTGNMGSASWGGGNGEGGVAPLMNTPGINSRATAQMAMKAVLKVLPDLPVATLHRMVAEGDFDTGRQLKDFPTAKLEGRKMAVLGYGNIGREVARLAKAFGMKVAIYAREHHKRWIEAEGFEYAATPVAAATGADVLSVHIGLGRLDPETGAYSNAATVDASVLGAMNEGAVLVNYDRGEVVDVAALDAALASGRIAHAAIDADLFKDAATGKLSGPMLPYLPLEERHKGKLELLPHAAADTDHPSRVAGARQAVDQIMDVIRIKSVTNLKGDLPEGYVSAGSRTPAGIGKVTKQVAATAAEKADLLDELRQASENLAAIVGALSAVSDPGHRERIVDRYTGLLAESADRQRALLDQLGLYGPA, from the coding sequence ATGATGAATATTGCGCAGATGCAGGAACAGCGACTTGAGGCAATCCGGTTGACGGGAGCGGGAGCCCCGGGGCTGCCGTCCAATCCCTTCTTCGGCGTCGGCCCCATCACGGACGCCACCACCGACGAGGTCGACAGCCGCCTGAGGCGCATCGCATTCGATACCTGGATCGAGAAGACCTATCGCAAGTTCGACGACAGGGGCAACGACATCGGCGGCTTCACCACCGCGGAGATTTCCCGCAGCATGCATCGCGGCTATCCGGCCGACAAGATCCTCGCCGACATGATGCGGGCGATCCATTCCTATTTCGGCTTTCCCGGGACGAACCGCATGGCGGTCGGGCTCGGCGGCGGCCATAGCGGGTATACCGTCTGCGTCCAGCATCTCCTGAATGCCAACGATGCATCCCAGCGCGTCTATGTCGACACGCCCGCGCCGGAAAGCGACCATTCCAGGGCTGCCGGCTTCTTCCGCCAGTCCTGGGCGACGCAGCTCATCGAGATGCATCGCTTCGCCAGGGAAGGAAACGAGAACCGCATCAATTTCGCCGCGACGGAGGGTGTCATTCCGACGGCGGACGAGCTTTCCGCCCTCGGCATCGCGATCTTCGTCGGCGTCGGCCACGAGACGACCGGCGCCAATGCCTATACGAGCGGGGAGATCCGCGAACTGCTCCGCTGGCTCGACGGCGATCCGGCAAATCGCCATGCGGTCTTCGACGCCACGTCGATGCTCGGCGCGATGCCCTGGGAGCCGGAGCTGGTCGAGGCCGTCATGGCGAAGTGCTGCCTTTTCATGCCGTTCCAGAAGGCGATCGGCGGCATTTCCGGCTATTTCGTCGCCTCCTTCACCCCGCATGCCCTGGCCTTGATCGAGCGGAACCAGGAAAATCCGTCCTGGGCCATCCCGCGCCAGCTCAAGATCGCCCCGCCGGTCGATCCGCGCCAGCCGTTTTCGGCCAGGCGTTCGGTCGATGCCGGCCCGTTCTACGACGCGGCGGAAGACCGCATGCTCGGCGGCGTCATCAATACGTACAGCGCACTCGCCTTCGCCGAAACGACCTTCGGCCTCCTGCAGTCGGAGGCGCGGGTCGGCTCGATCGTGAACCTCAACCGCCGCTCGGCCGCCAACCGTGACGTCATCGACCAATGGGTGAAGACGCATCCGCTCTTCTCGCTGACCGTCACCGATGCCGAGCGGCGCGGCGCGGCGGTGACGTTGTTGAAGGTCGAGGATGCCGGCATCACCGATCCCGGCATCCATGCCCGCATCATCGCCCGCTCGAAGCAACTGCTCGGTTATGAAGGCATCACCCATCCGAACGGCGAATACGAGCCCGGCCTCGATGCCGCGCGCTATGTCAACGCCTTCCCCGGCACGCCCGGCGACTACCGCGCCTGGGTCGGCGGCATCCGCGAGCCGGAAGACGTCGTCGCGCTGCTGGAGAACCTGCAATACGCCTATCTGCGCGCCAAGGTCGTCGTGCTGGAGGAGGAGTTGGCGAAGAGCAGCGTCACCTTCGAGGCCGCCGCCAGGGCGGGCGAGGCCGTCCGCAAGGACGATCCGTCCCGCGCCTATACCGTGCTGATCGCCGACATGGTGGGCCTGCGCTTCGGCGCCGACGGCCGGCCGGACCACGGCGAGGTCAAGGCCTATATCGAGGAGAAGGGCGGCGTGTTCCATCTCGGCCCGCTCGGCGACCGTGAGGGCCTGGAGAAGGGCCGTATCCACTTCTTCTACCAGCCGGATCTCAGCACCGAGGCGGAGATCCTGCCGCAGACGGACCGGGGCCAGTACGATGCGCTGATCGCCGCGGCCACGTTCATTCCGAAGGCGTCCGTCTTCCCGCTCGGCGGCGTGCGCATCGGCGCGGGCACCGGCAACATGGGGTCCGCGTCCTGGGGCGGCGGCAATGGCGAGGGCGGCGTCGCGCCGCTGATGAACACGCCGGGCATCAACAGCCGCGCCACCGCGCAGATGGCCATGAAGGCCGTCCTCAAGGTCCTGCCGGACCTTCCGGTCGCCACGCTGCATCGCATGGTCGCCGAAGGCGATTTCGATACCGGCCGGCAGCTCAAGGACTTCCCGACCGCCAAGCTGGAGGGCCGGAAGATGGCCGTGCTCGGCTACGGCAATATCGGCCGTGAAGTCGCCAGGCTCGCCAAGGCGTTCGGCATGAAGGTCGCGATCTACGCGCGTGAGCATCACAAGCGCTGGATCGAGGCGGAAGGCTTCGAATATGCCGCAACGCCGGTTGCTGCGGCGACCGGCGCGGATGTGCTCTCCGTTCATATCGGCCTCGGCCGCCTGGATCCTGAGACCGGCGCCTATTCCAATGCCGCAACGGTGGACGCCTCCGTCCTCGGCGCGATGAACGAGGGCGCGGTGCTGGTCAATTACGACCGGGGCGAGGTGGTCGACGTGGCCGCGCTCGACGCGGCGCTCGCGTCGGGCCGCATCGCGCACGCGGCGATCGATGCCGATCTCTTCAAGGATGCCGCGACCGGCAAGCTCAGCGGCCCGATGCTGCCCTACCTGCCGCTCGAGGAGCGCCACAAGGGCAAGCTGGAGCTTCTGCCGCATGCCGCCGCCGACACCGACCACCCCTCGCGGGTGGCCGGCGCCAGGCAGGCCGTCGATCAGATCATGGACGTCATCCGCATCAAGTCCGTCACCAATCTCAAGGGCGACCTGCCGGAGGGCTACGTTTCTGCCGGCAGCCGCACGCCCGCCGGCATCGGCAAGGTGACGAAGCAGGTCGCGGCGACGGCCGCTGAAAAGGCGGATCTTCTGGACGAACTGCGGCAGGCCTCGGAAAACCTTGCCGCCATCGTCGGCGCGCTCTCCGCCGTCTCCGATCCCGGTCATCGCGAACGGATCGTCGATCGCTATACCGGCCTGCTGGCCGAGAGCGCCGACCGGCAGCGCGCGTTGCTGGATCAGCTCGGCCTCTACGGCCCCGCGTAG
- the cysD gene encoding sulfate adenylyltransferase subunit CysD has product MSDIRHEAEAKHNATQKPPLDPHLKALENEAIHIFREVAAEFERPVMLYSIGKDSSVLLHLARKAFYPGRVPFPLLHVNTGWKFAEMIEFRDAIVKEYDLDLIEHVNPRGAAENVTPFSHGSALYTDIMKTESLRQALDAGKYDAAFGGARRDEEASRAKERIYSFRTPDHRWDPRNQRPELWNVYNGMIRQGESVRAFPLSNWTEVDIWRYIQAEDIPIVPLYFAKKRPYVERDGMMILAEDPRLELLPGEVRQEGVIRFRTLGCFPLTGAIRSNAETLDDIIAELETATVSERQGRAIDRDQSGSMEKKKREGYF; this is encoded by the coding sequence ATGTCCGATATCCGTCACGAAGCGGAAGCGAAGCACAACGCAACGCAAAAACCGCCGCTCGATCCGCATCTGAAGGCGCTGGAAAACGAGGCCATCCACATCTTCCGCGAGGTCGCCGCCGAATTCGAGCGTCCCGTCATGCTCTATTCGATCGGCAAGGATTCCTCCGTCCTCCTGCATCTCGCCCGCAAGGCCTTCTATCCCGGCCGCGTCCCCTTCCCGCTGCTGCATGTCAACACGGGCTGGAAGTTCGCCGAGATGATCGAATTCCGCGACGCTATCGTCAAGGAATACGATCTCGACCTCATCGAGCACGTCAATCCGCGCGGCGCGGCGGAGAACGTCACGCCCTTCTCCCACGGCTCGGCGCTCTATACCGACATCATGAAGACGGAATCGCTGCGCCAGGCGCTCGACGCCGGCAAGTACGATGCGGCCTTCGGCGGCGCACGGCGCGACGAGGAGGCTTCGCGCGCCAAGGAGCGCATCTATTCCTTCCGCACGCCCGACCACCGCTGGGACCCGCGCAACCAGCGCCCGGAACTGTGGAACGTCTATAACGGCATGATCCGCCAGGGCGAAAGCGTGCGCGCCTTCCCGCTCTCCAACTGGACCGAGGTCGACATCTGGCGCTACATCCAGGCCGAGGACATCCCGATCGTGCCGCTCTATTTCGCCAAGAAGCGCCCCTATGTGGAGCGCGACGGCATGATGATCCTTGCCGAGGATCCGCGTCTGGAACTGCTTCCCGGCGAGGTGCGGCAGGAAGGCGTCATCCGCTTCCGCACGCTCGGCTGCTTCCCGCTGACCGGCGCCATCCGCTCCAACGCCGAAACGCTCGACGACATCATCGCCGAGCTGGAGACCGCCACCGTCTCCGAACGCCAGGGCCGCGCGATCGACCGCGACCAGTCCGGCTCCATGGAAAAGAAGAAACGCGAAGGGTATTTCTGA
- a CDS encoding DUF6516 family protein — MFADLVIWLVPEPLHGSRHPFKYRLAFVVDGVCVLRYDNEAGKGDHKHFGAEEHPYVFESVEKLLLDFDADMKGWIDGNADRED, encoded by the coding sequence ATGTTCGCGGACCTGGTGATATGGCTGGTGCCCGAGCCGCTGCATGGCAGCCGTCACCCCTTCAAGTATCGCCTGGCTTTCGTGGTCGATGGCGTCTGCGTGCTGCGCTACGACAACGAGGCCGGCAAAGGGGACCACAAGCATTTCGGCGCCGAAGAACATCCGTATGTCTTTGAGTCCGTCGAGAAGCTGTTGCTGGACTTTGACGCGGACATGAAAGGATGGATCGATGGAAACGCTGACCGTGAAGATTGA
- a CDS encoding substrate-binding domain-containing protein: MNTRRTFLAGLSGAVSVLAVMAIMPIAAHAEGLKIGFSQVTLQSPFYVQLKNGAEAAAKAAGDTLVFLDANGDVSKQNNDIQDLITQGVSAIIINPVNPEAVAPSLEAAAAAGIPVITVDRPVTGGKVAAHVGRDNKAMGRLVGEAVVAKLKADGVTGAKVIEIQGDAGGAVMMDRRDGFHAALEGSGHTIVEGPYAEYIRANAVTAMQDLLQANADVKVVYAHNDDMALGALQVLKENGRDDVLIAGVDGLSEALDAMADGKYIATALNDPQYLGDVTIQVAREVAAGKEVPAFVDGGTALVTPDKVGEYPHSELFAEYRPQVLDK; the protein is encoded by the coding sequence ATGAACACGCGTCGTACATTTCTGGCCGGTCTTTCGGGTGCCGTTTCCGTTCTCGCCGTCATGGCGATCATGCCCATCGCGGCCCATGCCGAAGGCCTCAAGATCGGCTTCAGCCAGGTAACGCTCCAGTCGCCCTTCTACGTGCAGCTCAAGAACGGGGCGGAGGCCGCCGCCAAGGCGGCCGGCGATACGCTGGTGTTCCTCGACGCCAACGGGGACGTAAGCAAGCAGAACAACGACATCCAGGATCTCATCACCCAGGGCGTCAGCGCGATCATCATCAACCCCGTCAACCCGGAAGCCGTCGCGCCGTCGCTGGAAGCGGCCGCCGCCGCCGGCATCCCGGTCATCACCGTCGACCGCCCGGTCACCGGCGGCAAGGTCGCCGCCCATGTCGGCCGCGACAACAAGGCAATGGGCAGGCTGGTGGGCGAGGCCGTCGTCGCCAAGCTGAAGGCCGATGGCGTCACCGGCGCCAAGGTCATCGAGATCCAGGGCGATGCCGGCGGCGCGGTCATGATGGACCGGCGCGACGGCTTCCATGCCGCGCTGGAAGGCTCCGGCCACACGATCGTCGAAGGTCCCTATGCGGAATATATCCGCGCCAATGCCGTGACGGCGATGCAGGACCTGCTGCAGGCCAATGCCGACGTGAAGGTCGTCTACGCGCACAACGACGACATGGCGCTCGGCGCCCTGCAGGTCCTCAAGGAGAACGGCCGCGACGACGTGCTGATCGCCGGTGTCGACGGCCTCTCCGAGGCGCTCGACGCGATGGCCGACGGCAAGTACATCGCGACCGCGCTGAACGATCCGCAATATCTCGGCGACGTGACGATCCAGGTCGCGCGGGAAGTGGCCGCCGGCAAGGAAGTGCCCGCCTTCGTGGACGGCGGCACGGCGCTGGTGACGCCGGACAAGGTGGGCGAATACCCGCACAGCGAACTCTTCGCCGAATACCGGCCGCAGGTTCTCGACAAGTAA
- a CDS encoding transcriptional regulator, which produces METLTVKIESMKDVIASAVDAAKRAEAGEAIDARSVLSFDSWEAMHRTLAPKRTEIVMAMAGRGSLTVREVAKLVNRDIKNVHGDLDMLAKSGVIDKTGDGFAFPYDRIHFEFDMEAAA; this is translated from the coding sequence ATGGAAACGCTGACCGTGAAGATTGAAAGCATGAAGGACGTGATCGCCTCCGCGGTCGATGCCGCAAAGCGGGCGGAGGCGGGTGAGGCCATCGACGCTCGATCCGTTCTGTCCTTCGACTCATGGGAAGCGATGCACCGGACGCTGGCGCCCAAGCGGACGGAAATAGTCATGGCGATGGCCGGCCGGGGGTCGCTCACCGTGCGCGAGGTGGCGAAGCTGGTGAACCGCGACATCAAGAACGTTCACGGGGACCTCGACATGCTGGCGAAGAGCGGCGTGATCGACAAGACCGGGGATGGCTTCGCCTTTCCCTACGACCGTATCCACTTCGAATTCGACATGGAGGCGGCCGCCTAA
- a CDS encoding VOC family protein: MTAAKNTICLWYNGDAEAAAHFYAATFPDSVVSAVHRAPADFPSGKAGDVLTVDFTVAGIPCIGLNGGSAFRHSEAFSFQIATDDQEETDRYWNAIVGNGGQESVCGWCKDRWGISWQITPRTLTDAMAAGGAEAKRAFQAMMEMKKIDVAAIDAARRG; encoded by the coding sequence ATGACAGCCGCCAAGAACACCATATGCCTCTGGTACAACGGAGATGCCGAGGCCGCGGCCCACTTCTACGCCGCGACGTTTCCCGACAGCGTCGTGAGCGCGGTCCATCGCGCGCCCGCCGACTTCCCGTCCGGCAAGGCCGGCGACGTGCTGACGGTCGACTTCACGGTCGCCGGCATTCCCTGCATCGGCCTCAACGGCGGATCGGCGTTCAGGCACAGCGAAGCCTTCTCGTTCCAGATCGCCACGGACGACCAGGAGGAGACGGACCGCTACTGGAACGCCATCGTCGGCAACGGCGGCCAGGAAAGCGTGTGCGGCTGGTGCAAGGACAGATGGGGCATCTCCTGGCAGATCACCCCGCGCACGCTGACCGACGCGATGGCCGCCGGCGGCGCCGAGGCAAAGCGCGCCTTCCAGGCGATGATGGAGATGAAGAAGATCGACGTCGCCGCCATCGACGCCGCCCGACGCGGCTGA